From Anopheles funestus chromosome 3RL, idAnoFuneDA-416_04, whole genome shotgun sequence, a single genomic window includes:
- the LOC125770000 gene encoding TRPL translocation defect protein 14 isoform X2, producing the protein MDAIEERKVYRLVLTGGPCGGKTTGQSRLCTFFENLGWKVFRVPETATILLSGGIKFADLVAEEVYKFQENLLRTMIQIENTYFELGRTSNKNCLIICDRGFMDASAYISKEKWDRMMRSNNWNPVELRDNRYNQIIHMVSAANGAEQFYATEEHSCRSEGVTLARELDYKAASAWIGHPYFDVIDNSTDFENKVNRMIECVCQKLGIDIGDRLSITSRKVKFLVSGPMPPDTAFPAFQDFEVVHHYLQCAGPRVQARLRKRGQNGRWSYIHTIRRPQQHGQSIEVRTQLSHRDYLNMLTQQDDAHFTIYKKRRCFLVNNQYFQMDIYKEPSHPRCKGLILLETYTSLTGDKLKAILPKFLNIVKEVTGQPDYSMFNLSLREDWNNTKKFCYSLHDQDDADVKTNGHSQKMINGKA; encoded by the exons ATGGACGCAATAGAGGAACGCAAGGTTTACCGTCTGGTGCTGACGGGAG GACCGTGTGGTGGCAAAACAACCGGTCAATCGAGGCTGTGTACGTTTTTCGAGAACCTCGGATGGAAG gTTTTTCGCGTGCCTGAAACGGCCACAATCCTACTCAG CGGTGGCATCAAGTTCGCCGATTTGGTTGCCGAAGAAG TGTACAAGTTTCAGGAAAACTTGCTCCGAACGATGATACAGATCGAAAACACGTACTTTGAACTGGGCAGGACGAGCAACAAGAACTGCTTGATCATATGCGACCGTGGTTTCATGGATGCCAGTGCAT ATATCTCCAAAGAAAAATGGGATCGCATGATGCGTTCGAACAACTGGAACCCGGTTGAGCTGCGCGATAATCGTTACAATCAAATCATCCACATGGTGTCGGCCGCGAACGGTGCGGAACAGTTCTACGCGACGGAGGAACATTCGTGCCGGTCCGAAGGCGTTACACTGGCACGCGAGCTCGACTACAAGGCTGCGTCGGCATGGATTGGACATCCGTACTTCGATGTGATCGACAATTCGACCGATTTTGAGAACAAAGTGAACCGCATGATCGAATGCGTGTGCCAGAAGCTTGGCATCGATATTGGCGATCGGTTATCGATCACCTCGCGCAAAGTCAAATTCTTGG TTTCCGGTCCGATGCCGCCAGATACGGCCTTTCCGGCCTTCCAGGACTTCGAGGTCGTGCATCATTATTTGCAGTGTGCTGGACCGCGCGTACAGGCGCGTTTGCGCAAGCGGGGACAAAATGGTCGCTGGAGCTACATCCACACGATACGCCGACCCCAGCAGCATGGTCAGTCGATTGAGGTGCGAACGCAGCTATCGCACCGTGACTATCTGAACATGCTAACGCAGCAGGATGATGCGCACTTTACCATCTACAAGAAACGCCGTTGCTTCCTGGTCAACAACCAGTACTTCCAGATGGACATCTACAAAGAACCAAGCCATCCGAG ATGCAAGGGGTTGATTCTGCTGGAAACGTACACCTCGCTGACGGGCGATAAACTGAAGGCAATTTTGCCGAAGTTCTTGAACATCGTGAAGGAAGTCACCGGACAGCCGGATTATTCGATGTTCAATTTGTCGCTGCGGGAAGACTGGAATAACACGAAGAAGTTCTGCTATTCGCTGCACG ATCAAGACGATGCGGACGTGAAAACGAACGGTCACTCCCAGAAGATGATCAATGGTAAAGCGTAG
- the LOC125770001 gene encoding kelch domain-containing protein 10 homolog — protein MKIFQLLVYKLLARAIDTVNRYFNLRRLHYLREVLDINIGIFVHQINNRSEMMAKRKAIYAFRPFEVCDVDYRSSITATSSRVGSGKRYPKARSGHRIVCSDASLYCYGGFNPNNSGRDGNNDQREEWFLFHELWKYDMIRKEWTLLLDVNNDLPIELASNAMLLCGETIMIFGGTGYPFGVTCSNALRVCIPRRKPKDLTEVEVKGDPPPPQYGQAIVISDNFLYSIGGTNGFDYTLDVHRLHLPTRTWECAYECNQNIREDPSGRYRHELAYDDSKIYVIGGGTSDAVFILSNIPVYDMKANKWEYLLTKPDPLANSPGIPTARKCHSCVQIRTDQGVEVVVAGGYDGVNYYNDIWKLNLSTMQWKKMQKSNLPYPLFFHDAAITSDGCMHIFGGIKYSNNTSVRTNTLYRMWTTIPRLSVIAWEALLHYIPSLPSRRPEELLEAGIPRQFVERVQE, from the exons atgaaaattttccaactgcTCGTGTACAAACTGCTTGCGCGTGCGATCGATACCGTGAACAGATACTTTAACCTGCGACGATTACATTACCTTCGGGAAGTGCTGGACATAAACATTGGCATATTTGTGCACCAAATCAACAACCGAAGTGAAATGATGGCAAAACGTAAAGCCATTTACGCTTTCCGTCCGTTCGAGGTATGCGATGTCGATTACCGTAGCTCGATTACCGCCACCAGCAGCAGGGTCGGTTCTGGCAAACGGTATCCGAAAGCCAGGAGTGGCCATCGAATTGTTTGCAGCGATGCATCGCTATATTGCTACGGTGGATTTAACCCTAACAATTCAGGACGGGATGGTAACAATGATCAGCGAGAAGAATGGTTCCTGTTTCACGAGCTGTGGAAGTACGATATGATACGTAAGGAGTGGACATTGCTGTTGGATGTAAATAACGATTTACCCATTGAGCTGGCCTCAAATGCAATGCTGCTGTGTGGCGAAACGATCATG ATTTTTGGCGGCACAGGATATCCATTCGGAGTAACGTGCTCGAACGCGTTGCGCGTTTGTATACCACGCCGTAAACCGAAAGATCTGACTGAAGTGGAGGTGAAAGGGGACCCACCGCCACCACAATATGGACAGGCTATTGTAATAAGTGACAATTTCCTCTACAGCATCGGCGGAACCAATGGGTTCGATTACACTTTAGATGTCCACCG GCTGCATTTACCCACCAGGACATGGGAGTGTGCTTACGAGTGCAATCAAAACATTCGCGAAGATCCTTCGGGAAGATACCGACACGAGCTGGCGTACGATGATTCTAAAATTTACGTGATTGGCGGCGGAACGAGTGATGCAGTTTTTATACTATCTAATATTCCCGTGTACGATATGAAAGCTAACAAGTGGGAATACTTGCTAACGAAACCCGATCCACTGGCAAACTCTCCGGGGATTCCGACTGCCCGCAAGTGTCATTCGTGTGTACAGATTCGCACGGATCAAGGCGTGGAGGTGGTTGTAGCGGGTGGATACGATGGTGTGAACTACTATAACGACATTTGGAAGCTAAACCTCAGCACTATGCAGTGGAAGAAAATGCAGAAATCGAACTTACCGTATCCGCTATTCTTCCACGATGCGGCAATAACGAGCGATGGTTGTATGCACATTTTCGGCGGCATTAAGTACAGCAATAACACGAGTGTTCGCACGAACACGCTCTACAGGATGTGGACCACAATACCACGGTTAAGTGTGATCGCCTGGGAAGCGCTATTGCATTACATTCCAAGCTTGCCCAGCAGGAGGCCCGAAGAACTGTTGGAAGCCGGAATTCCGCGCCAGTTTGTTGAGCGAGTACAAGAATGA
- the LOC125770000 gene encoding TRPL translocation defect protein 14 isoform X1, translating to MDAIEERKVYRLVLTGGPCGGKTTGQSRLCTFFENLGWKVFRVPETATILLSGGIKFADLVAEEDRSKKKTHETGTTSTGTATDSATKPAVFKDGVPEHSVIDIDKITTCPRCMAAAVGKVGDVYKFQENLLRTMIQIENTYFELGRTSNKNCLIICDRGFMDASAYISKEKWDRMMRSNNWNPVELRDNRYNQIIHMVSAANGAEQFYATEEHSCRSEGVTLARELDYKAASAWIGHPYFDVIDNSTDFENKVNRMIECVCQKLGIDIGDRLSITSRKVKFLVSGPMPPDTAFPAFQDFEVVHHYLQCAGPRVQARLRKRGQNGRWSYIHTIRRPQQHGQSIEVRTQLSHRDYLNMLTQQDDAHFTIYKKRRCFLVNNQYFQMDIYKEPSHPRCKGLILLETYTSLTGDKLKAILPKFLNIVKEVTGQPDYSMFNLSLREDWNNTKKFCYSLHDQDDADVKTNGHSQKMINGKA from the exons ATGGACGCAATAGAGGAACGCAAGGTTTACCGTCTGGTGCTGACGGGAG GACCGTGTGGTGGCAAAACAACCGGTCAATCGAGGCTGTGTACGTTTTTCGAGAACCTCGGATGGAAG gTTTTTCGCGTGCCTGAAACGGCCACAATCCTACTCAG CGGTGGCATCAAGTTCGCCGATTTGGTTGCCGAAGAAG atcgaagcaaaaagaaaacacatgaGACCGGCACCACATCCACAGGCACCGCCACTGATTCCGCCACCAAGCCGGCCGTCTTTAAGGATGGCGTCCCGGAGCATAGCGTTATTGATATTGACAAAATTACAACATGTCCCCGGTGTATGGCTGCCGCCGTCGGGAAAGTTGGTGATG TGTACAAGTTTCAGGAAAACTTGCTCCGAACGATGATACAGATCGAAAACACGTACTTTGAACTGGGCAGGACGAGCAACAAGAACTGCTTGATCATATGCGACCGTGGTTTCATGGATGCCAGTGCAT ATATCTCCAAAGAAAAATGGGATCGCATGATGCGTTCGAACAACTGGAACCCGGTTGAGCTGCGCGATAATCGTTACAATCAAATCATCCACATGGTGTCGGCCGCGAACGGTGCGGAACAGTTCTACGCGACGGAGGAACATTCGTGCCGGTCCGAAGGCGTTACACTGGCACGCGAGCTCGACTACAAGGCTGCGTCGGCATGGATTGGACATCCGTACTTCGATGTGATCGACAATTCGACCGATTTTGAGAACAAAGTGAACCGCATGATCGAATGCGTGTGCCAGAAGCTTGGCATCGATATTGGCGATCGGTTATCGATCACCTCGCGCAAAGTCAAATTCTTGG TTTCCGGTCCGATGCCGCCAGATACGGCCTTTCCGGCCTTCCAGGACTTCGAGGTCGTGCATCATTATTTGCAGTGTGCTGGACCGCGCGTACAGGCGCGTTTGCGCAAGCGGGGACAAAATGGTCGCTGGAGCTACATCCACACGATACGCCGACCCCAGCAGCATGGTCAGTCGATTGAGGTGCGAACGCAGCTATCGCACCGTGACTATCTGAACATGCTAACGCAGCAGGATGATGCGCACTTTACCATCTACAAGAAACGCCGTTGCTTCCTGGTCAACAACCAGTACTTCCAGATGGACATCTACAAAGAACCAAGCCATCCGAG ATGCAAGGGGTTGATTCTGCTGGAAACGTACACCTCGCTGACGGGCGATAAACTGAAGGCAATTTTGCCGAAGTTCTTGAACATCGTGAAGGAAGTCACCGGACAGCCGGATTATTCGATGTTCAATTTGTCGCTGCGGGAAGACTGGAATAACACGAAGAAGTTCTGCTATTCGCTGCACG ATCAAGACGATGCGGACGTGAAAACGAACGGTCACTCCCAGAAGATGATCAATGGTAAAGCGTAG
- the LOC125769993 gene encoding melanotransferrin has protein sequence MAKVNRWLCVSATLLCFATLAAGQFYYEEEREAKSNIVWCATSQEETYKCQNFTKALERDVALFNDFFMNVSCHHGYDQDECMALINERRADVMTLDAGEVFSGGRFHSLIPLMQEGYEGGFTQYHAVAVIKKGSLPDVTHLRQLRGKKACFAWVGSHAGWTVPIHTLQREGGMVITDCNNIVKTATDFFGPSCAVNALIDKYNPIGDNSNKLCSLCTGVVPGGKCTPTDPYAGFEGAFRCLVEAGDIAFMKHTTVEEMVDSGFIPGVTVDQFELLCRDGTRQPVTQYRQCEWGNVPSHALVVSSATSKSDRRRFKKFFTKAVNLYASKQRRFNSTTESGYNRQDDRYRPYQNPYTSTSTTTYSPFATTDQNMYNESQPYESFDLFESKRYGRRLNLMFQDAARHLAPIDDDKQNYQRYLGKALDQIYDTRSCPVGRMMLCVTSDAEYEKCIKMRTALKAQLIKPDMLCTKAHSHITCMQHIQSGTADVAVLDASDVYTAGLHYDLMPFMSEVYDLGLPEYYVVAVAKEEDPDTELTYLRGKNTCHSGMNTAAGWVYPMAYLISNGWIRPYGCDSIRAAAEYFTKSCVPGAISKEYNTGIPYDNMCDLCHGSSFRYCRRDASEDYYGNSGAFRCLVEGGGHVAFVRHTTVIENTGGKKREWWARDALPDDFELLCPDGTRAEVNDYKKCNLGKVKANAIVARGGRGYNGTELKAYINLFTYAQQFYGRKFSDEFSFSMFYSVPPYHDLIFSDATRGLREVDSDKRWFDAYLGPNFMRARRITDCHAGASSLKISAFGSLLLVGVVALFWSPNIF, from the exons ATGGCAAAAGTGAATCGTTGGTTGTGCGTAAGCGCAACTTTGCTGTGCTTTGCCACGCTCGCCGCCG GTCAATTCTACTACGAAGAGGAAAGGGAAGCCAAAAGCAATATCGTATGGTGTGCGACCAGCCAGGAGGAGACGTACAAGTGCCAAAATTTTACCAAAGCACTTGAGCGGGACGTTGCAttgtttaatgattttttcatGAACGTCTCCTGCCATCACGGGTACGATCAGGATGAGTGTATGGCACTGATCAATGAGCGCAGGGCAGACGTTATGACGCTCGATGCGGGTGAAGTATTTAGCGGTGGTAGATTCCATTCGCTGATTCCGCTAATGCAAGAAGGTTACGAAGGAGGCTTCACACAGTATCATGCGGTAGCTGTGATCAAGAAAGGATCGCTTCCGGACGTGACCCATCTGAGACAATTGCGTGGCAAGAAAGCGTGCTTTGCATGGGTCGGCAGTCATGCGGGATGGACCGTTCCGATACATACC TTACAACGGGAGGGAGGAATGGTGATTACAGACTGTAACAATATCGTTAAAACAGCGACCGATTTCTTCGGGCCTTCGTGTGCTGTGAATGCGCTGATCGATAAATACAACCCCATTGGCGATAACTCCAACAAACTATGCTCGCTATGCACGGGTGTGGTGCCCGGTGGCAAGTGTACCCCGACCGACCCATACGCTGGATTTGAGGGTGCGTTTCGTTGCCTAGTTGAAGCAGGCGATATAGCTTTCATGAAGCACACTACCGTTGAGGAAATGGTAGACAGTGGATTTATTCCTGGCGTGACCGTCGATCAGTTTGAGCTGCTGTGTCGTGATGGTACACGCCAGCCCGTTACACAGTATCGGCAGTGTGAATGGGGAAATGTTCCCTCGCACGCGCTCGTCGTATCCAGTGCCACGTCCAAATCCGACCGCCGACGGTTTAAAAAGTTCTTCACCAAAGCCGTCAATCTGTATGCGTCAAAGCAGCGTCGGTTTAACAGTACCACGGAATCGGGGTACAATCGTCAGGACGATCGTTACCGGCCTTATCAAAACCCCTACACGTCTACTTCTACCACAACGTACTCACCGTTCGCCACTACCGATCAGAACATGTATAACGAAAGCCAACCATACGAATCGTTCGATCTGTTCGAGTCAAAGCGATACGGCAGACGGTTGAACTTAATGTTCCAGGATGCCGCACGCCATTTAGCACCGATCGACGACGACAAGCAAAACTATCAACGGTATCTGGGTAAAGCGTTGGATCAAATTTACGACACACGGTCCTGTCCAGTCGGAAGGATGATGCTGTGCGTCACCTCGGATGCGGAGTACGAAAAGTGCATCAAAATGCGAACGGCACTGAAGGCTCAACTGATCAAGCCGGATATGTTGTGCACGAAGGCACATTCGCACATAACCTGCATGCAGCACATTCAATCCGGTACCGCCGACGTGGCCGTGCTCGATGCTAGCGATGTGTATACGGCCGGTTTACATTACGATCTGATGCCTTTTATGTCGGAGGTGTACGATCTAGGACTGCCCGAGTATTACGTGGTAGCCGTTGCAAAGGAAGAAGACCCGGACACGGAGCTTACGTATCTACGGGGTAAAAATACGTGCCACTCGGGCATGAACACTGCCGCCGGTTGGGTTTATCCGATGGCATACCTGATATCAAACGGATGGATTCGTCCGTATGGTTGTGATAGTATTCGTGCCGCTGCAGAATATTTCACCAAATCGTGCGTGCCAGGAGCCATTAGCAAGGAGTATAACACGGGCATACCGTACGATAATATGTGTGACCTTTGTCATGGTAGCAGCTTCCGGTATTGCCGCCGTGATGCATCGGAAGATTACTATGGAAATTCGGGTGCATTCCGGTGCTTGGTCGAGGGTGGAGGTCATGTGGCGTTCGTACGGCATACTACGGTGATTGAGAATACGGGTGGCAAGAAGCGCGAATGGTGGGCCCGAGATGCGTTACCCGATGATTTCGAACTGCTTTGTCCGGACGGAACCAGGGCGGAAGTAAACGACTATAAGAAATGTAATCTTGGTAAAGTGAAGGCTAATGCTATCGTGGCGCGCGGTGGACGAGGATACAATGGAACCGAGCTGAAAGCTTACATAAATTTGTTTACCTATGCGCAACAATTCTACGGCAGGAAATTCTCCGACGAGTTCAG TTTCAGCATGTTTTATTCGGTTCCACCGTATCACGATTTAATCTTCTCCGACGCTACGCGCGGTTTGCGTGAAGTTGACTCCGACAAGCGCTGGTTCGACGCATATCTGGGACCGAACTTTATGCGCGCCCGTCGTATCACCGATTGCCATGCAGGTGCGAGTAGTTTGAAGATCAGTGCCTTTGGTAGCTTACTGCTTGTCGGCGTGGTAGCACTGTTTTGGTCACCAAACATATTTTAG